Part of the Ziziphus jujuba cultivar Dongzao chromosome 8, ASM3175591v1 genome is shown below.
aacttaCCCAAATAATGATAAACGTTAAACATAAAATTGATAAGTCCTTAAAATCTTACCCAAATAATGATAAACGTTAAACATAAAATTGATAAGTccttaaaatcttaaaaatgatCCATTATCTATTTAaactatgtaaataaaaaatatttaaaaaaatcttaggttatattaataaatattcagacgttatataatatttaaaaatatatatatttagattatgttaattttttaaccaatcaaataataacatcTCATCACTTtgtaaaactttttatttttattttttgatgaatcGCTTGATAAACAtcttcataaaattcttgatgCCCCCAGGCAGCAATAAAGCAAGGAATGAATGGAAAAGGGCGATTCCATAAGATTAGACAAATTTATGTTTTGTTAGTTTTACGTTCAGAGAAAACATAttctttctcttattttaaagaatggctatttctttttaaaattaaaaaaatagttattcctTTCCcaaaaacgtttttttttttttttttttgttggcaaAAATTCTTTTCCAAAACTTAAGTAATACTTTattcctttccaaaacttaagGAATAATTATTCCTTCAcccaaaatatgtaaaaaattaaacataaaattgataaatcctaaaaatcttAAACATGATGTACATTATCTACatatttaaactatatatacaaaaaaaaaattttaaatcacataaaaataaaagtatatatatagtaaattaaatttaatataataagttacatatttaaacattaataaatttaattaaaatttttgaaataaaagtaCGAagaatataaacataaatattgaaaatttcaaaagaataaaaagaataattaaaaaaataaaaaatatatttatttatgctatACATTATATTTAATCCATTGACAAGCAtaggaaaaaaaagtttaatgatTCCTATTCCTTATCTTTTATTCATTGGAATGACTATTCATATTTTATACTTAACGtgttctaaaaataattattgagaaaaaaaatttaattacgaGTTCCActgcattaataaaaaaaataaattctccaTCTTTTGATTATAATATTTGCAAGAATATAAACAAACATTAACCGCTATAAAAGACAAGGATAAACATGGGCTTATTTTGtctttatatttgtaatttcagTTTgtctataattaattaaagacaCTACCTTTGGTACTTTGCACTTAATTCATCTTGGCAGCTCTCTCTGCTCATTCTTCATACAGCACCGCTGATATCTTCATAGGTCCTTCTCCACCGTTAAGGTAAATAGTAAGTACTATCTTATACCTCGATTTACTTCTGATTTTTGGCGTTTTAGTGTTTGGTATGTCttgtggttttattttgttagttCTGAAGAGAATAACCAAACATTATTCTCAGTAAACTATTTTCATCGTTGATGACAAGTTTAACATAGCTAATTTCCTCCATTTAAataccttttattttcttatgtgGTTGGAATatgataaaatgataaaatataaaattaattaataatcactaataatttttttgtacaatattaatgaaaaataatttttgaataaaatgattgtatatttataatatcCGGATATCAACAATGTTGGTTTTCATATTACATAGACAACAAATTCATATTCACCCATTAGAAATTAGAAATGCTCTTAAAGCATTACAACAGAAATGTGGATTGTTATGACACACAGGTTGAAAAGCTTGCTCTATTTGTAGCATCAAGGTCTACTTAATAGAGAGTTGATATTGAATCAATTTTAATGATTATTGTctaaaacacaattaattaataacgtgtcttcttctttttttctttttttggggctaaaatacattgtcttttttttttttttttttttttggtttttgggctAATGTACATTGTCTAACTTTCTATAAAGGTAGACAGGTAGAGACTTCCACATGGACGATGTCTACTTTAGTTCTTCCACATTAACTTAAGAAACTTGTAGAATATAATTGTATcggagatgatttttttaaaactatatgtatatatatatatatatatttctatttttataattagatgAGAATTATTTTTGAACAATCCACATTCCTATAGTGGAGATGCTCTTAGTTAAGAAAGTTGTAGCCTAGGAGCTTCTATATAGATATTCTTCTAACATGTTCCGTTGATTTGGTCATGCatatgttgaattttgaaatttctcaGATATATGGGAGACGCTGTGTTTGGCAACCCCATCACAAACTCAACTTTAGGACTGCCTGATTTTCTAGATAAGAAGAATATACAACGCATAGACAGAGCTCGAATGGCCCTTAACATGAAGAATGCAGAGGAAAAGAATGCCAAAGCTCTCCAGTATTTGGAGAAACTGAAGGAACAATCTGAGGTTGGACTGGGAACACTTTGCCTACTCTACAATGCCACTGGGGATGCTATAAGCTATGTTACCCACAAGAATTGGCATGGACGTATTGGAGCTTCTCCATATCCAATGCAGATTGCAAATGGACAATGGGCTGCCTTTATGCATGTTTCTAAGCCTGTTCACTCTATTGGGGCTGTTGTGTACCGTGGCAAGGACCCTCAAGGGGTTGATTGTGATTGGATGGTGTCATGGGACAACCCTAATGACAAAAATAAGTGGAACACGCAAGtaagtattttacttatatggTACCGTTCTTTCtgccaaaaaataatgataataaatatagcATCGTTCAAAACTTTCGAGGCCTAATtcatatgtaattaatttcataatagtTAAACCTACGCTGGGATGagacaaaattaaaatagtcTAAAAATGTATGCTCGTGGTCATAATATTTGATGGGTTAACAAAATCTGAATATCTGAATCGTTTTCAAAGTCaaacaaaagtaaaatgaaATTGATTCAATTGTTAAACCATTAGTATTTACAATcaagattttataatttaaaatattaaaatgaagaagaaattactgtgaataaaaaaaataaaaaaatcctataatttttttaaaaaaataattaaaaaaaaaactgtaaggAATCCAAGTACAAgcttaggttaaaaaaaaaaaaaaaaaagagtttatttcatttatttattacattattatttttaaaattttgataaaccaAAATTATACAGGCATATTCGGAGATCCGTGAAAAAAACCACTTCTCAAATTGCGATTGGCAAGTAGTATATGATAAAATGCAAGTTAGCGGCGTTTATCACGATGGTGTTGAAGAAAAAAACAACTGGGACAGATGCTTCTTGTCTGCATGCATTGGCAATCACAAATTCCCCATATTTGTGGCAGTATTTACCCTACAAGACGTTTGATTTACTATCGCAGTTAGACTGCAACAACTAAAATACTAATATATCATATgacaatatttataataatattttatcatattaatgctgcgtttgatattaaattattttatattggttTGTATTGTAAAAGTGTTTGCACTGTTACTTTgtgaattcaaaaataaataaataaattgttataatgtatttggtgttaaattatattactagatattttatcttaaaaactACAGCAACAAAGTTTTGGTAACttaaaagagaaattaaaaaacatgttccgtatatttatatttaagtaattataaaaaaaaaataaaatttcatctgAACTgtttagaatatttttaatagtaaatatgaattattgtttctataatattaaaattgacattgtttaaattttaaataatataaatagacatttaattttaaaattattctttaatagTAACATAGAGAAATTATTCAGTGCTCAACATGTACCAATCCATCTGGCATGTGATTTGatacacataaaaaataaaaggcattGGTATCGTTAATCACGCATCATCTTATGGTGCAAAATTACCAACTAACACCATTatcatcttttctttttattcagcttttattattaattctctTTTGGAAAGGGATTTTTTTCCTCATATACTTGCCCAGATCTCTCCATCTCCATTAAACTCACACTTTGCTCACTACCTCCAACCTTTaatgcaaaataattattgaacAACGGCGGAAAAAAATTCCAAACCCAAATAGGACAATAATCCAAATTATGGAACAACAAAAGACAAAACTATAATTTCTAAACAAATAAACTCGTTAACAGTAAAACTTCtgaaattaattctttttttattttttccactaAATATTCATAAATTCAAAGAATTGAAGTACAAACCCATACTATATATTTTAGcaagaaatcaaattaatttttagaagaaaccaaattaatttttagaagaaaggggagagagaagaaaaaaagagatatgAGACCTATTCATAAGAGATAATATAATGCCTTCAAGTTTCGAGGAGAGTGGATGATGCAAGGAAGAGAAAATGGTTGAGGAAGTTAAAGCTAAAACCACAATACTCATTTCAACTTAGAAAGTTAGAGTATTTGTTCTTGTATGGGATCTTAATGAAATAGCCACTAAGAAGAAAACACCATAGAAAATGAATAAAGGTTTTTTCGGAAAACCAAAATAAGGAAGGatataacttaaaaataataataatattaaaaaaaaactgacACTGAATGGGAGGGAAAAATAGTATTAGTTgctgatttgattaagaaatcTGACGTATAATTGATATTATACATGTACTTGTGTAATTTGCTATATGTACGACATAAGATAATAGACCatgtatatttaataatttttttaataaggtgCACAAAAACTATATATGGTTATTAATGAATtaagtattttaataattttttgttttgaaagaattgattttattttttttttatcatatcaattTGACGAGTTGTTCAGGAAAAACCActggaaagattttttttttttttttaaatggctatctatttttttaatattaaaaaaatatataataatagacAAAGCTATTTGAGATTCATTTAGAATATTCATAAATTACACATacttattgccaaaaaaaaagaaattacacTTAGACCCATTTGAAAATTCATCATTAACCTTccttaatgtttttaaatttatcaatcATCCCTACTGTTAATgtgattattaaaatttaatcatCAACCTAAGTCGAAGGGTGTAATATTTACATCCTGGTTAATGTTTTGAATTTCATCACTAACCATCCTTAATGTTTTGTTTCTTATATggttaactatatataacatTTGTGAATGAATTGTGATCAAGATtctatctttttctttaatgTATTGTTAATTCGAAAATTCGAACAACAATCTAGTATCTTCATCTTTATTATTACttgttactttattattattacttttttttttttttggcctcttTGTTATAGCAACTTCATCTCCTCAatagaataaaaagaaagaaattaaaaaataaataagataaacatgaaaagttttattataggttgatttttttacttttcttcaggtaatttttattttttattttttagcattgaagtaattaattttattggcCTTCAATTGATTAAAgctaactttatttatttaattatttattttgattattttcagTCTAATTGGAATTTAAGCACTTGGTACATTCCTCTTGGAATTATTGGAAAGAGTTTCActacaaacaaaataatcttGCCAACAACCATCTAAAATGTTGTCCATATCTAAAGTTTAGTTGCTAAAATTGCTcgattatatttgtatatatctcCATCACAAAATAATGTTACATTAATCTTTACACTTGAATAGACATAACTTTgcaaataatcatttaaaatgTACACAACAATATTACTCAAAATttgaattatgtatatttagttgTAATATGGAAAAGGGCTCTACATGAAAAAGAGTGTTTATCAGTTCATAACTAATTGTTTTATCCAATAACCAAACCGATCTAATCTTAGCTAATTTTCTGAATTTTGTATCTGATCGAAACCGAAATACATATTCAATCCAATTcaattcataataaatttatttggatCAGGTTGggcaatcaatttttatttttaattggacTAGACTGgatattaaattgatttgttaactttttttaggttttttaattttataggctttttcattttttatagtcTTTTTTCATCGTAAatgatccaaaaaaaatttggtttttttaatctttttatttacttgaaaatcaataattaaattataatatgcctataaaaaagattaaaaatatttatataaaaataaaaatattcaataaattataaaatatgtattttttaaatatattataaataggtcagttcaattcaatttagattaaaattttaaattcaacaaCCGAttaaaaccaaatcaaattgattttttaaaaaatcaatccaaacaaaaccaaataaaaatcaattaaccaATTCAATTATATTGGATTGAATCGGTTTGGTTAGTTTGTTGAACACCCCTAATTGACACCAATTTTACtagagaatatattttattttaatttagataGACAATTAGCATAATACAAGTTGTTgtcataatatataatttttttgaaagaaaaaacaaaattatacctCTAAGTTCACTTATACTATATTCATATTAATTAGTTTCTTGtatccatatttaatttatataaattacaaGATATAAAATGTAGACGTTATCAACACAACTTGATGCAATATGTATTAgatttctcattttattttacatagtaaaaataaaagagcTAACTGTAGTattcaaaaactttattttatttcaaatattaaatgatagaagaagcaaattaatttatgttttcaaagtaaaaaaaaaaaagaaaaaaggtcaaAAAGAGAGTTGTAAACTATAAACATTTTGATTGATAAcagtttattagtttttatttttgtcatcaTTTGGAAAAATAGATATGGAGAGCAATTAAAGGGATGAAAAATGTACCCgaagaaataaaacaattaaaaactgTAAACgggattaattaataaaaatcaataactcATTTACcgaatttcatatttctttattaaaaaattaatttaacattttttagtTACAGCAATTTCATAATAAGCAAAATTTTACTTTCTATGAAAATGGACGACAACTCCAAACCAtgactaattattattgttgtgctcaatatttaaaagtaaatagaataaattgtaataaaatgtaaaacacacacatatatatgtatatatatttttctgttgagaaataattttttttaatatatatatatatatatagaaattttatagtGAGAACGGTCCGTatgagaaccgcagtattagtgacggtttttcatagtattaacgatggttttttaaaaaatcatcaccaatactatgaaaagctgtcaccaatactgtggtccatatgaggaccgtccgcaccatagactgactgatatatatatatatatatacacaatccgtctatggtgcggatgaTTCTCATACGGATCATAATATTAGTGacagttttttataatattagtaacaattttttaaaaaatcgttgttaatactataaaaaactatCAAGACTGAGTAGTTCTGACCGTTCTGACCGTACCGTAGaatttctatatttatatataatttctggGCAATTAcgttgacacgtggcattggATGTTGAGGAAGGCTCTCGAAGcctctctttcttctttccttATTCTCTGTTTCTCGGGCATTTGGATGTAGAGGAAGGCTCTCGAAGcctctctttcttctttccttATTCTCTGTTTCTCGGTAAGAGATTTTTGTGTAATCCCATCTAGATTTTCTTTCTGATTAGGGTTCGTGtcttcatattattattacctTCACATTGAAACAATTGCTCTTTGagttttggtttaaaaaaaaaaatgtttggctGCGAAGAAAAGTGAATGAAGTTCAATTTCCTTCTAATTAATTATCGTTATCATTATTTTTCCAGTTCTTCTGAGCTTTGAATTAATTCTTTGTAccccaattttaattttttttgtttatttatatgaaaTCAGCACTGTACCTCCTAAGCGATTACAGTGTTACCCCATTATTGGACTAGGAATTTCAAATCTGTAgctgagaaaaaaaaacacaaaaaaaaaattaaaaggcaaACGAAGAGAGTGAAAATGGCAGctccttcttcatcttcattgttGTCGAAGGTGGGACCAGCCTTCAAACGCCAAGCCCTGAGCATAACGGACGCCGCCGCCGCTAGAATACGCCACCTTCTTCAACAGCGCCAGCGCCCTTTTCTTCGGCTCGGCGTCAAGGCTCGCGGCTGCAATGGCTTATCCTACACCCTCAATTATGCTGGTATAGCTATTTGTTTCCCCTCTTGCATTTCTTCTATTCATTTCTAAgcctttcattttattattattattattattattttggtttactttttaaattagtGCTTAATTATCAAGTTCTTCGCTTTTCTGTTTTACAAAAGAACTAAGTTTTTATGTAATCtggattttaaatattgtttagaaAATTTAAGAT
Proteins encoded:
- the LOC107434151 gene encoding 23 kDa jasmonate-induced protein; amino-acid sequence: MGDAVFGNPITNSTLGLPDFLDKKNIQRIDRARMALNMKNAEEKNAKALQYLEKLKEQSEVGLGTLCLLYNATGDAISYVTHKNWHGRIGASPYPMQIANGQWAAFMHVSKPVHSIGAVVYRGKDPQGVDCDWMVSWDNPNDKNKWNTQAYSEIREKNHFSNCDWQVVYDKMQVSGVYHDGVEEKNNWDRCFLSACIGNHKFPIFVAVFTLQDV